The DNA sequence AGCTAAGTAGGGCATTAAGTCCTGGCGTTTCATTGTTGTGgtattttacttgtatttaataaagcttgcctggggatcgggagagtaaaacagtcacactggccagcaTTATAGACCAGctagcaatgacacacacctttaatccctgtagccaCACTAATTGCCATAGAATCCGGGCAGTGCATAACTTTAAGCCCAGCAGTTCACGCCTATAagcccagtcctagagaggattataaaacgggaggagacagctctcaaatacagtctcattctgagattcttagaggcaggattgctatttttggactgaggttaagagccagtggctggctgctttgctttacagatcttcaggttgaaccctaatttcatTCCATTGTATAGTAGAGAGGTCATGGATAACATTAATAGTTAATACCCCACTAATATATATCTTTCCTATGGTTTCCTTCATGAGTTAAAAACAGagtagggcctggagagatggcttacccattcagagcactagttgctcttgtGGAAGCTAgggatttggtttccagcacccacatggtggttaatacagtctataatcccagtgccactATCCCATCagttgttaaaatttaaaatactacaCTGCCCTTGTCTATAGAAATATCACCCTGAATGCATCTGACCTAAAATACTACATTGTTATCTGTTTTATTCTGTAATGTAACTTTACGTCCCTGAACTAAAATCTGTTATACCAAGATAATAAAACAGATCGAGTCAGTATCTACAATTAAGAGCCAAAgattgccgggtgatggtggcacacagctttaatcccagcacttgggaggcaaggcaagtggatctccgcacgtttgaggccagccgggtctataCAGAGCAAGTgacaggacaggcttcaaagctacagagaaatcgtctcgaaaaaccaaaataaataaataaatctgttattCTCTAAAAATACATCATTAGTCCTCTCCAACACCTAAAAGAGATCCCAAATTAGTGATCAGTAGACAACATGTGACTTTTATcagaaaaacacttaaaagctGAGATTCAAACCacgtgtggtggtgtatgcctttaatcccagaccgcaggaggcagaagcagttggatctacagagttccaggacagccagggctacacaaagaaatccagaAACCCTGGGGGCGGGGGCTGGCTGAGGTGTAGGGTTTGTAGTTTTTGAgggtttgttgttcttgttgttaatAGCATTTGAACACCTTCAAAcaatcgggaggcagaagcaggcagatctctgctgaatttgagaccagacaTCCCCCAAATATACAAAAGGAATTTAAACTGTTTCTTGAACAAACTGGTTGACCAAGATCACACCTCACAAATCATCCATTTGTTATAGCTAAGTAGCAGGCAGACAATTCTTGCCACTTACATATTCATTAACCCCTAAGACTATAGAAAGTTGCATTCTAAAGATAAGCAAGACAAACACAGCCTCCCTCACAGCTTACTATCAGTATAAAGACAAAAGATACAAACAATTAAGAAACAAACGAAACAATTAAGAAACAAACGACCGCGTGGTAGGAGGGGAATAAACACTTAAAGAACTCTACCTAACTCCAGGATTTTAGGGAGGGGACTACTCAGAAATAGAGCACTGCTAAGCCTCAGAAAGGGCCATAATCAGAATTAGGGAGGACCGAGGCAGAAGAGGCTcaccagttccaggccagcttgggccacaCTGAGAGTCCCtgcttagaaggaaaaaaagataagaatGGGAATTATATTATTGGAACGAGGGCGAAGTGGGCTGAAAAGTCAGAGGACCCAAAAGGAAGCAAGACATTGAAGAGAgggtataaaaaaaaagattttaagaaaacGCAATCAATCAGGCATAGACGGAATAACAGCCAATCTTAGAACACAGGTGTTTGAAAACGAGTTCAATTTAAAGGCGAAAGCTACACCTAAGgttgaaaataaaagacaatttcaAAACAAGGCTTAAATATGTGAATTTAGTAAGCGGACAAAATCGATTGCACAGAGCACAGTGTCTTCGGGGGTGAACTGAAGTGGCGATACCCCAAATCAAGGGAGAGGAAGCACAAAACAGCACGGAGGTGAAATAACGCATAGAAAAGGGGCTTACATCGTGGGCGATAACCAAGCACAACCGGGATGGGAAGCATGGTAGTTTTGGCTGGCCACAAGTTTGCCAGTGGTCCCTTGGTGGACGCCAAGGCATTAGTGCCTCTCAAAACTCTGCTGCGCCCTGGATGGATTGCACTTCGTCCCTCCGCTTCAGTCAGGATTGATTGTGCAGGCTTCAGGACGGGGTCGGGGCTCCGGGCTGCTGACACGCAGGTTCCCAGGGGTAGTTACAGGCCTGGTCTGGGTGTGCTGCTGGGTAGAAGTTAAGTATAAACTACCATGCATTATTTCCTGATTTCTCTGTAAAAATGAAAGGCCTAGGACGACCTCTAAAGGAATAATCAGCGTGTGCTCATTCCGTATttacaggaggaggggagagagagcggAAAGGAACCAAGAAGCTCGACATCTGTCCATGCCAGTACTCAAGAATGGGTCACTCTGTGAATCCAACTCTCCCCACGCTGGCTTTGTCTCCCCCGGCCACACTGAGATTCTCAACAGCAAATGGGCTATTTTTGCACTTTTTCAGTCTCTCAAAGTGCCTCGTAAGGAGCCGGGTATGTCCAAAAATAAATACCACAGACTTCCTGACTGACCTCAGGCCACTCAAGTTACCTAGCTTCGTATCGTTTTTGCACATTAAACTGCCAACAAGAAGCCGAACCTGTGTCTCACACTCAAGATTTTGCTTTCCGCCCAAATCCACTGGGCCTCTCCAGGTTCCACCACGAGCGCAGAACGCACACCTCAGACGCGGCAGGAAACGCCCGCCCGGCAACCCTCCCGCCGCATGCGCCCCTCGCGCCTCTGGGGAGAGCGACTCGCTCACCTCCGTTCCGCTGCTGCCGCAGAAACCCGCGAAGGCAGACGTCCGCTCTCTTCGAAGGAACTTCCGGCGCAAGCAGTGACGTCAGCGGGCGCGCCAAGCCCGGGCCCGCGTTCGCTGAGGTGTCGGTGTTACGGGAGGGGCGCTGCTCGGCGCTTTCGGGGTGACCGGAGGGGCACTGCTCGGCGCTTTCAGTGGGACCGGAGGGGCGCTGCTCGGTGCTTTCGGGGTGACCGGAGGGGCGCTGCTCGGTGCTTTCGGTGGAACCGGAGGGGCGCTGCTCGGTGCTTTCGGTGGAACCGGAGGGGCGCTGCTCTCTGCTTTCGGGGTGACCGGAGAGGCGCTGCTCGATGCTTTTGGGGTGACCGGAGGGGCTCTGCTCGGCGCTTTCAGTGGGACCGCAGGGGCGCTGCTCGGTGCTTTCGGGGTGACCGGAGGGGCGCTGCTCCGCGCTCTCGTTGAATCCGGAGGGGCGCTGCTCCGCGCTCTCGGTGGATCCGGAGGGGCTTTGCTCGGCGCAAACGGTGGGACCGGGCGGGCGCTGCTCCGCGCTCTGGCCGTGGATGCTCGCCCCGCAGAGAAGAGCTGGGGGTAAGGCCGCCGCGGGCTCGCAGCCTCCACTCAGGGCCGCTGCACTGAAGGTAAGCAGCGACGCCGCGGCCCCACGACCACTGTAGCCCCCCCGGCTCCCGCGACCCCCAGGGCCCCCAAAGCCCCCGCGGCCTCCACGGCCCCGAACCTGGGGACGTCCAATCCACATCGCCTCTCTACCTGAGAAACTTGAGAAGTGACGTGCAGAGTTGGCTACCTGAGGCTTTTTAAATATCCTACCCCACCCCCGTGCTGGGCCCGAAGCTCTCTTCCGGTTAATGGGACCATTATCATTCTTAGGGTAGTTACATTGTTATTCCAGGTACTCCTGAATCCTTCCGACACCTGCgctttttaaatcaaaatgttAAACTCATTTAGGTTGAATGTAATTTCCCCTGGTTATTTGCAGGGTTGTAAGCCGGTGAATTGATTACTGAGCATTCTTATAAATATACAGgttttgaataaatattcaaaacacgtaattcatttaataaaataatgtcaCTTTATAAATTGGTTaggcacaaaatttaaaaagctaaataacTTTATCAAAATATGAAGCTAAATTTCCTGCAGAAAAATCACTCGGgagacaaataataaaaaaataaacaagtatacAAAGTTATCAAAAATGAGACTGGCGTGGTGGCCTATGCTCGTAATCCATGTATTTTACAGGTGCAGGAGGTtgaggagttaaaaaaaaacataagaacaaattaaattaaattaaaggcgtggtggcgcacgcctttaatccagcactcgggaggcagaggcaggctattctctgagttcgaggccgatctggtctacaagagcttagttccaggacaggctccaaagctctgcagagaaaccctgtcggggTGGTTGCCGGGGGGACCAAACCAAGAACAAAAAGGAGGGATTGGCAGGTATCTCTTTCGGAGGTGGGCTGGAAAATTATAGGTAGCATGTACTTGGAAAGCATCTTTTTGCTTTTACCCCCAAAAGACGGAAAAAATAGCGTTTTGGCTTCTCTAGCTCTTTAAATCTCAGTGCAGCAAACATCCGCTGCTTGAAAAGGATTATGGTAATTCACACCTCACCCCCACAGAACCTACTCTAATCTCTTTACTTGAATGGAGGTTGTGGAGTGCTGCCTTAATGAAATCAGTGATTGCCAGCGTTTGGTTGTATTTGGAATGAGACTCCTGAtggtttgttttccattttagaaaTGAGTGGTGGCTTGGCTCCAAGTAAGAGCACGGTTTATGTATCCAACTTGCCCTTCTCCCTGACGAACAATGATTTATACAGGGTAAGTTTTACTATCAGTATCTAACTAatgaatttcctctttaagagaaaaactgaatccaaaaaaaaaagaaaaagaaaaaaaaatttagaagccgggcagtggtgatgcacgcctttaatccaagtcggccagtggtggtgcacgcctttaatcccagcactggggaggcagatggttctctgtgagttcaagaccagcctggtctacactagctagttccagtacaggtaccaaaaactacagagaaaccctgtctggaaaatccaaaaaaagagagggagggagggaacagtaAAGAGGGATGGATACCAAATTAGACTTGGAGGTGAAATCCTAGACTGGGTGCTAAGAAATAACCGTAACTGGCGGCTGGCAGGAGTCTAAAGTATTTGGAAGAATGTTCGCCCTGaatgcacaaagccctgtgtGGGATCGATCCctggcaccacataaactgggcattGATTGACGATGGACCTATGATTTCCAGCTGAATATTGGAAAGTCcatgtcatcctcagctacatggggACTTTGAGGCAAGCTTGGGATGCACAAGACCccgtcacaaacaaacaaaaggtgaCTTTTGAATAAAACTGAAGCAGTAGGAAGTAGTTGTCCAGGTGTCTGGAGCACAATCATTTCCACGAGGAAGGGTAGGATAAGTAAACTTACTCTCCCCTTGCTATACAGGCCTGATTAAGGCAATCTCTCTAGCTTAGCTCTGAAATGAGAACCCATTAGATAGTTGCAATTACACAGAAGCTGCTAGCCTTGGAATCTAATGTTGCTTACATTAAGACCCAGAACTCAGCATTTAATTACTAAACTGCATGTGATaagtgttatgcccagatctgcaaagtcccccaaaagccaacaaagagACCGAGTTCtgtgtgtaaaagcaaagagcctttattttatacaagcttgcaaactcagtctctccatgTATCCGACATATTACAATAattggagagccccaagctcagagttgggtttttatagtagtaaaggtgggggtgagagatTTCTAAGGCTCAgcacccctgattggctgacatttgtctcgGGGTGTCCTGGtaagtgtgctggcaggtgatcctatctacaaaggTTGGAactttaggcatttcctttggatggtctgttcttgggtggtgctcaggtaatcttagttttcctgcaaccaggtattgcttcagggtaaactactgagactcagacctCCATTAAGGTTATTGATGgctgagttctactctggcaggtgataatggttggaagtaaagaacttcctttgggtggtctgtttctatttagcttatcatggctggctccacAGTAAGATCTAGATGCCATTTCTTAGGAATATTATTTCTAAGCATTAAATAACGTCAGAATATTAATGATGCTGAAAGTATAGAAGTGGGAAAGTTTGTTAGGATGTATGGAGAAGTACAAGGGACGAAAGCCCCACTGTTACACTAATGATGGGACAAGGACTGCACCTGTAGAAATAAAAAGATCCTTGTGTTTTGTTATCTTTGCCAacaggatcttgctctgtagcctgggcttgcctcaaactcatgctCTTCTTGCTTCCATCTTCTGAATAATGGGATTTTAGACATTTATAACACTCCTGGCTggagatgctttttttttattataggaAGCTTTTGGTTATGTATTTAATCAGAGCTCTGTCTGTCTTTAAACATTGATTGTTTAAGTCATTGGTACTGTGATATTCCGCAGTGCAGGTTGAGCTGGAGCTTTGCTGGGGTTGATAGTCCCATAGATCGGGAATTCAGTTGCTACCTAGTGTGTATGCCGTAGATCTAGACATGTCGATGGTTTTTTCTCTCCGTCCACTCCCTAGGGGGAGTTTAGGAACTTGAAGCAGATTACCTTTAACTCCAGTAACTATATTATTCTACTtagaaattttttgtttgtttgtttgttgattcaGGGTATTGCTGTGTTGCCCAAGGTGACCCCTAAGTCATGATCTACCTGTTACATAGACTGAAGGctgaaatttttcataaaatatagtGAAGAATCTGGTTAGTGTATACAATCAGAATATTTAATTtcggccgggcaatggtggcgcacgcctttaatcccagcactcgggaggcagagacaggcggatctctgtgagttcgagaccagcctggtctgcagagctagttccaggacaggctccaaagccacagagaaaccctgtctcgaaaaaccaaaNNNNNNNNNNNNNNNNNNNNNNNNNNNNNNNNNNNNNNNNNNNNNNNNNNNNNNNNNNNNNNNNNNNNNNNNNNNNNNNNNNNNNNNNNNNNNNNNNNNNaaaaaaaaaaaaaagaatatttaatttcggtaatattttaaattataaattattctgTGATCTTTTGTTTCAGATATTTTCCAAGTATGGCAAAGTTGTGAAGTAAGTAGTTATGTTACAAGATacttgattaaataaaaatactactgTTAACATTTTTATGTAAAGTTCAGTTATTTTTCCATGTACATAAACACCTGACAGTTTTCATATCATAAGTGACTATGTATTATAAAAAGTAATAGTTTAAGAGCATCGTCTTAATATTGCTGAGAACCGATTTCAGGGCCTCAGACTTAATAAGAGCACTCCTAAACTGAGCTTCGTGAAGGTTTCAGAGCTTGTTCTTGATCAGTTGGAAATGTCAAGGGGGGGATTACACTGGAGTAACACTGACTCAGTACTCAAGGTGGTGTCAAGCCACTGTGAAAATGGTGTCAGATATCTCTACAGCCAAACCTTTGAACTCCCACCCCATGAGTTAATCCCTGAAACATTCTTAACCTCTGTTGACCCCCAAACTACCTAGAGACCAGTACTGAGCACAGTCAGAACTCCTAAGAAGTGCTGTGATTTCAAGCCCTTTTGCAGTTTTAAAGCCGCAACTACAGCGCTATTTTATAAATCCTTGGAGCACATCTTCAAGACTACTTGAATCTGTTTTACTGGATACCAATCCTCATTAGCTCCAAGTAAATataattccctctgtagaccagtttgatATTATTCTCAGCCAATAGAGGAATGAGAGCAAATTGAGATAGTTACACTTAAATCTGTAACTACACCATGGAAGAAAGCTGGAACAAAATGGTCCCAAGGAAAGGCTGTTCATCCTTGAGAGAGCATATGGGAGTTATATCGGTTATGTTTGGTGTATGTAAGGACTGGATGTGCAAGAAGAATGTGATGGGATGGCCTCTGTGTTTCAGGATAGTGTCTGCTTCACAGTGTACGCTAGAATAAGCCCCTCACACCTATCCCACGTCTGAAAACAGTAGTACTCTACCTCGTTCTGCATGCTGGGAACTCAGAGGTCATTAcagatttgcttgttttgttttgaagtccttgctatgatattttttttcctgttaccaAAGAAGAGATCTATAAGTGTGGACCCTATTATAACTGGTTTACAGTGTCTCTATTACTAAACTTTCCTTTCCCTGggggtacatttttttttcctatagtgTTCATTGCCCAAGCCTGAATATAACAGTGGCTGAGTATCCAAATGAACAACCATGTAGGTGTACCCTTTTAGGAaacatgtatgtgtttttgttcCAACGTAATGAGTAAAATAAACAGGTTACAATGGTAGCATTAAAAGACTTTacattagggctggagagatggctcagtggttaagagcattgcctgctcttccaaaggtcctgagttcaatttccagcaaccacgtggtggctcacaaccatctgtaaagaggtctagcgccctcttctggccttcaggcatacacacagaatattgtatacatactaaataaataaataaNNNNNNNNNNNNNNNNNNNNNNNNNNNNNNNNNNNNNNNNNNNNNNNNNNNNNNNNNNNNNNNNNNNNNNNNNNNNNNNNNNNNNNNNNNNNNNNNNNNNNNNNNNNNNNNNNNNNNNNNNNNNNNNNNNNNctacaagagctagttccgggacaggcaccaaagctacagagaaactctgtctcaaaaaaccaaaaaaaaaaaaaaaaagactttacatTAAAGTAGATGAGTCGAGGCATTgtctatattaaatagataaatgaaggAGAACCTAATTAGTAGaaaggagaagtgatttccataGTATATATTAGGACAGAAACAGAATCTTAAACCCTGTAAATAAGGCAGATTTCAATAAGCAGTGACTGAGAGGTGGAAGCAAGAAAGAATAAGGTATCTAGTAAAACCAGCATGCCCTCCCTTTTGTTCTTGTGCACACACCCTGACATATGCACATAGAGAAGACAAGAGGACCTGAGGGTGTCCTGGATCTACCACTCTTGACTTCCCTCTCTCAATTCAGGGCCTCTCACTAAACCTGAGCTTTACTGCTTTTGCTAGGCTTGCCAGTGAGCTCCTAGGATATACCAGTTTCTGCTCACCAAGactgccatgcccagcctttATGTATAGAGTGCTGGGAATTCACTAACAAAGCActgttaccttttaaaaaaagattcctttATCCACATGTACCTGTCATTAATATTTCCACTTGCTCTGTAGTGTGCACTCCCTTGACtgtgaatatatacatgtatgtgtacacattgtttttatacattttgcataatatttgtacactgtgtgaagatgtgttgctgtagTTGGTGCAATAAAAAGCTAAGTGGCTAATATCTACAAaagaggtataggtgggacttaacaggcagagagagaactctgggcaGAAAGGTGGGGTTGCCGGCCAGAggtggagaagaaaaaggaggtgtAATATGGAAGAGAGGTAGtgtcatgtggcagaatgtagattaatataaatgggttaatttaagctatgaGAGCTAgtggagacaagcctaagctaaagtccaagctttcataattaatagtaagtctccgtGTTGTTATTTGTAAGCTGGTGGCCAACAAAAAAGTTTGCCACAGTCtcaggctggagaaaaggctcagctATCAGGgacactgagtgctcttccagagtacccaggtttgattcccagcacccacttggtaaCTAACAATtggctgtaattccagttcccagggcacctgacacccaggcaatacacatacatagaacacagacatacatgaaggcaaaatacccatgcacataaaataaaaatctcaaatgaataaacaaaaggatagggtctcactacatacCTCACTATATACAAGCCTTCAGCTTGGTGAAGTCTTCCTGCCCTAGCATTCTGAGTGTTGGCACTctaagcatgtgtcaccatggcAGATTCAAGCATTGTTCTTCTAAATTACACTAAATGGCACGCGGTTGGCAACTCCTACAGCCTGGGGCACTGAGGAAGAGCTAAGGACCACTAAGCTGGAAATTGTTTGAAATGAAGACACTTGGAtctaaaacttaagaaaaatagtAAATCATTTTGCTCTCTGTATACAAGAGAATGCGTCAgcttgtgtttttggttttgcaagAAGAGGATAGACATTTTGATATCTAGTTGATAATGATGTAGCAGTTGCCTCAGCCTGTCTGTCAACTAGACCCTTCAAGCTCTGACAGCTCCCAGTTCTAGCTGTGCTCTTCTGTATTGTCAGTGTCATTTTCTCATTTCCGTTCTCCTTGGTCCCTCAGGACTTTGAGGAGCTGGATGGTTTAAATCATGTTTCTTTAGACAGGATCTcctagcctaggctggcctaaaGCTCTCTGgccaagaatgaccctgaactctgCCACATGTTGGAATAACAAGCCTCTACCACTAATcatggtttttttaatttttcttttcaaatgttttattatttaacctgattttaaaaaaatcatcttgagtttCCTGAGTAGTTACaagtttttgtcttatttttttttaactggttcTTTGTGCTTTAAGGGTTACTATAATGAAAGACAAAGACACGAGGAAGAGTAAAggtgttgcatttattttgtttttggataaAGACTCTGCCTTAAACTGCACCAGAGCAATAAATAACAAACAGGTAAGCCATTCTTTTCATCAAGGTTGTAACCCAAAAGTGTCTGTGTTCATCTAAAgcaagagcagtggggctgcaggAGATCATAAAGTCTGATTACTATCTGTAATTCAGGAGAAACGACGTCAGCATTGTATTGGGTTATCAAAACTTTGGAAGACTGAAGGGGAAATTATGGCATAGAATCTATCACATTTATTAAACAAGAATTGAGGAGACAGTATCTGATAACGAAGTCTTGGTGAACTACATCCTCTGTATTTACATTTTCTCTGATTTAGTTATTTGGTAGAGTGATAAAGGCAAGCATTGCTATTGATAATGGAAGAGCAGCTGAGTTCATCCGACGGCGAAACTACTTTGATAAATCTAAGTGTTATGAGTGTGGGGTAAGTAAACCTAAAATTTGGTAACTCTTCTGTAGTATAAAGTGATCTTTACATTAGTCTTTTAGTGGTGCCTGCGGGAGAGGCAGGTGTTCACAGAAAGGGAGACTCTGGGGTGGATGGAGGACACAGGACTCCAAAAATCCTGCCTGATATATCACTTATTCCCTTTTAACAAGAGTCTCTAAACTTGGTTCTAAGCTAGTAACTTGCAGCAAAAGCCCTCTTATCCTGCTGTGTTATCTCCCCAGCCTCGCCAcgatttcatttttgttgagaTTATTTTCAGTTGGTTTGAGATAGGTCTAATGTAGCACAGTCTGGCTCACACTCCCCCATGCAGTAGGTGACGATCGTGAATTTAAGATGCTGGCATTACAAGTATGTCCCACCACTTCTAGTTTCTGAGTTACCAAGGCGTTCTGAATGCCACACAAACACTCTGCTGTCTGAGCTGAACCCCAAACTCCTCACCAAAATTTCTGCTTGGCTAAACCCAGATTTTGAAAGCGACTTATCTTGGAGAGTGTAaattgtaacttttaaaaaagcagggtgtgagagaaagacaccatgcgacagagctcaggtggagggatttttttattgggagaaagtgaatgggaaaagggggcaggagaaaggggagaccagcctctggagacaggaacagtaggagagaagagacagacaggcagagaagcaggaagaaaagggaacgtagtgaatgtgcacaggaggtgctcttagtggctgcagctgagaccgtatcctgtcaggacctcaagggcaggccagtacagatgcctgaataccaACATAAACTCATCTTTGTAAACATCACTGAAATGACTCCGTGGGTAAAGGTGTTCACCATGCatgcctaatgacctgagttcaattctaggaacccacataaaggtggaagagaACCTaatccacaaagttgtcctctgacctccacactcatacTGTGGC is a window from the Microtus ochrogaster isolate Prairie Vole_2 chromosome 15, MicOch1.0, whole genome shotgun sequence genome containing:
- the Zcrb1 gene encoding zinc finger CCHC-type and RNA-binding motif-containing protein 1 yields the protein MSGGLAPSKSTVYVSNLPFSLTNNDLYRIFSKYGKVVKVTIMKDKDTRKSKGVAFILFLDKDSALNCTRAINNKQLFGRVIKASIAIDNGRAAEFIRRRNYFDKSKCYECGESGHLSYACPKNMLGEREPPKKKEKKKKKKVPEPEEEVEEVEVSEEEGEDPALDSLSQAIAFQQAKIEEEQNRWRASPGGPSASDDSRRPRIKKSTYFSDEEELSD